The proteins below come from a single Elgaria multicarinata webbii isolate HBS135686 ecotype San Diego chromosome 11, rElgMul1.1.pri, whole genome shotgun sequence genomic window:
- the LOC134405492 gene encoding olfactory receptor 10A4-like, whose translation MNLGQARHWENQSTVNEFLLLGYQEHPALLFTAFLTTYMAILLGNGLIVAVTTWDSALRTPMYFFLRSLSGLEMCYTSVTLPKMMANLASGDPSISLPACTSQVFFLLFLGGAECFLLAAMAYDRYLAICLPLHYMTIMSHRVQMGLVSGSFAISLPMQLVQIGLIFSLPFCGSNKIDHFFCDIPPVLSLACADLYANELVIYTESILFVIAPFVLILASYARITRTILRLPSGTGRQKAFSTCSSHLTVVSLFYGSAMLVYLRPQTSDSVKVDKVLSLLYTVIIPLCNPLIYTLRNKEVKASIGRLLSRKHSFEVGTG comes from the coding sequence ATGAATTTGGGACAAGCCAGACACTGGGAGAACCAGAGTACAGTGAATGAGTTCCTCTTGTTGGGGTACCAAGAACATCCCGCTCTCCTCTTCACTGCCTTCCTAACCACATATATGGCGATATTACTAGGCAATGGTTTGATTGTGGCGGTGACAACATGGGATTCTGCCCTGCGCACCCCAATGTACTTCTTCCTGCGCAGCCTCTCAGGGCTGGAGATGTGTTACACCTCAGTCACCCTTCCTAAGATGATGGCCAATCTGGCCTCaggagatccctccatttctctacCAGCCTGTACCTCGCAGGTGTtcttcctgcttttcctgggTGGGGCTGAGTGCTTCTTGCTGGCAGCCATGGCCTATGACCGCTACCTTGCCATCTGCCTGCCTCTCCACTACATGACCATCATGAGCCATAGGGTGCAGATGGGGCTGGTGTCTGGCTCCTTTGCCATCAGTCTCCCCATGCAGTTAGTGCAAATTGGGCTCATCTTCTCCTTGCCTTTTTGTGGGTCCAACAAGATCGACCACTTCTTTTGTGATATCCCACCGGTACTCAGCCTGGCCTGTGCTGACTTATATGCCAACGAGCTGGTTATTTACACTGAGAGCATCCTCTTTGTTATAGCCCCCTTCGTGCTCATCTTGGCCTCCTACGCACGCATCACCAGAACCATATTGAGGCTGCCATCAGGCACGGGCCGTCAGAAGGCTTTTTCCACTTGCTCATCACACCTCACCGTGGTCAGCCTCTTCTATGGCTCAGCGATGCTTGTTTATCTGCGCCCACAAACCAGTGACTCAGTGAAAGTGGACAAAGTGCTGTCCCTGCTCTACACAGTCATTATTCCCCTTTGCAATCCCCTCATTTACACTCTGAGGAACAAGGAGGTAAAAGCCAGCATTGGTAGACTGCTGAGCAGGAAACACTCCTTCGAGGTGGGCACAGGATGA